A section of the Schistosoma mansoni, WGS project CABG00000000 data, supercontig 0182, strain Puerto Rico, whole genome shotgun sequence genome encodes:
- a CDS encoding XP_018647005.1, producing the protein MGKVFLLRTVFMLLRVHTNPVCHVMGVDGLLTYITFAGTDGLIMLNPPTNYKYQMRKGILSYPLGIHLYPQSNM; encoded by the coding sequence ATGGGTAAGGTATTTCTACTGCGAACTGTGTTTATGTTACTTCGAGTTCACACCAATCCAGTATGTCATGTTATGGGCGTCGATGGTCTACTCACATACATTACTTTCGCAGGGACTGACGGTTTGATCATGTTGAATCCCCCCACTAACTACAAGTATCAAATGAGGAAAGGCATATTATCATATCCATTAGGTATTCACTTGTATCCACAGTCGAACATGTAA